Proteins co-encoded in one bacterium genomic window:
- a CDS encoding ABC transporter substrate-binding protein, with the protein MRFGRRRFIAGGAVALARAFGAGKGAAGAVPARVTFMLDWFPNPDHVPLYAAMGAGYFKEAGLDVTLEVPANADDPLKLVAARKVDVAVNYESGVIFARSQGLPVRSVGLLVAQPLTTVMFLKSSGIRRPRDLAGRRVGFAVSGLEEALIDQILNADGITKANVTLVNVGFDIVPALLSRRVDAVFGAYRNVERIQIEMQGQAVGMFEPERYGVPPFYELVLIANDAAVQSRRDPLAGFVRAVGRGLALTTAHPDQAFKYYVGLNPKLDDTFNRRSFEATLPAYARSQHQARGRWAAYAGWMAARRLIPSAVPADQLYTNLAP; encoded by the coding sequence GTGAGATTCGGGCGCCGGCGGTTCATCGCGGGGGGTGCCGTGGCCCTCGCCCGCGCGTTCGGCGCGGGGAAGGGCGCGGCGGGTGCCGTGCCGGCGCGGGTGACGTTCATGCTGGACTGGTTCCCGAACCCGGACCACGTCCCGCTCTACGCGGCGATGGGCGCGGGGTACTTCAAGGAGGCCGGCCTCGACGTCACCCTCGAGGTCCCCGCCAACGCGGACGACCCCCTGAAGCTCGTCGCGGCGCGGAAGGTCGACGTCGCGGTCAACTACGAATCGGGTGTGATCTTTGCGCGCTCGCAAGGCCTGCCCGTGCGCAGCGTCGGGCTCCTCGTCGCGCAGCCGCTGACGACCGTCATGTTCCTGAAGAGCTCCGGCATCCGCCGGCCGCGCGACCTCGCCGGCCGGCGCGTCGGCTTCGCGGTCTCGGGCCTCGAGGAGGCGCTGATCGACCAGATTCTCAACGCCGACGGAATCACCAAGGCCAACGTCACTCTGGTCAACGTCGGCTTCGACATCGTACCGGCGCTCTTGTCCCGGAGGGTCGACGCGGTGTTCGGCGCGTACCGCAACGTCGAGCGCATCCAGATCGAGATGCAGGGCCAGGCGGTCGGCATGTTCGAGCCGGAGCGCTACGGCGTGCCGCCGTTCTACGAACTCGTCCTGATCGCCAATGACGCGGCGGTCCAATCGCGCCGCGACCCGCTTGCCGGGTTCGTTCGAGCAGTCGGGCGCGGGCTGGCGCTGACGACCGCCCACCCGGACCAGGCGTTCAAGTACTACGTCGGGCTCAACCCGAAGCTCGACGATACCTTCAACCGCCGGTCGTTCGAGGCGACGCTGCCCGCCTACGCCCGCAGCCAGCACCAGGCGCGCGGGCGCTGGGCCGCCTATGCGGGCTGGATGGCCGCGCGCAGGCTAATTCCGTCGGCCGTGCCGGCCGACCAGCTCTACACGAACCTCGCTCCGTGA
- a CDS encoding ABC transporter permease → MSVLRAAAAAASPLDQPAGPASARRLRAAVARILPPLALFAVVLAGWEIAVRAFGIPFYILPAPSRIAGVLVADRALLLGEAAVTLGEVMVGFAIAFIVGVMLALAIFSSRTVERAVYPLVIASQTVPVFAIAPLLVVWFGYGMLSKVVMAALIVFFPIVVNTVDGLRAADPDIVNLLKVLGARPAQIVRRVRVPAALPFVFSGTRIAIATSVIGAIIGEWVGSTRGLGYLMIHANAQLHVDLVFAVIVYLSVMATALFWTVSLVEWTALPWRRAGLAQEQWEEA, encoded by the coding sequence ATGAGCGTACTGAGGGCGGCTGCGGCCGCGGCGTCGCCGCTGGACCAGCCCGCCGGGCCGGCGTCCGCACGGCGCCTGCGCGCCGCCGTCGCGCGCATCCTCCCGCCGCTGGCCCTATTCGCGGTCGTCCTGGCCGGCTGGGAGATCGCGGTGCGGGCATTCGGCATCCCGTTCTATATTCTGCCGGCCCCGAGCCGAATCGCCGGCGTGCTCGTCGCCGACCGCGCGCTGCTGCTTGGAGAGGCGGCGGTGACACTCGGCGAGGTGATGGTCGGCTTCGCGATCGCGTTCATCGTCGGGGTGATGCTCGCGCTCGCGATCTTCTCGTCGCGCACCGTCGAGCGCGCGGTCTACCCGCTCGTGATCGCGAGCCAGACCGTGCCCGTGTTCGCGATCGCGCCGCTGCTCGTCGTCTGGTTCGGATACGGGATGCTGTCCAAGGTCGTCATGGCGGCGCTCATCGTGTTCTTCCCGATCGTCGTCAACACCGTGGACGGCCTGCGGGCCGCCGATCCGGACATCGTCAACCTCCTGAAGGTCCTGGGCGCCCGTCCGGCGCAGATCGTGCGGCGGGTCCGCGTGCCGGCCGCGCTCCCCTTCGTCTTCTCCGGCACGCGCATCGCGATCGCGACGAGCGTGATCGGCGCGATCATCGGTGAATGGGTCGGCTCGACCCGCGGGTTGGGCTATCTCATGATCCACGCCAACGCGCAACTGCACGTTGACCTGGTCTTTGCGGTGATCGTGTATCTGAGCGTCATGGCCACGGCCCTGTTTTGGACGGTCTCGCTCGTCGAGTGGACGGCGCTGCCGTGGCGGCGGGCGGGCCTCGCCCAGGAGCAGTGGGAGGAAGCGTGA